Proteins encoded together in one Variovorax paradoxus window:
- a CDS encoding FAD-dependent monooxygenase codes for MPAHILVAGGGIGGLATALALFRAGHRVDVFEQAAAFTEIGAGVQIGPNVTRRLQQLGVGKSVDAVAARPEALVVQSAGSGTELARLPLGDAMHRRYGAPYLCVHRADLHSLLLEAVRSQGSGTLVTDARIAQIEMSDDLVCISSSGARAWEGEALVGADGLWSVARRRLESASAAEPPRVTGHTAWRGLVAQAELPQALRRRRIDVWLGPRLHVVAYPVRGGDWLNVVVIAESAPAGDARDWDQASSLGALQQATGRSGRALQALLEAMPGWRAWTLCDRAPLSGAADMAHERIALVGDAAHPMVPYLAQGAGMAIEDAVALAEALGNGGAAEVPAAFARYAEARWQRNAMVQARARRNGQVFHATGPMRLGRDLALRTLGARLLDQPWLYGG; via the coding sequence TGTTTCGAGCCGGCCATCGCGTCGATGTCTTCGAACAGGCTGCTGCGTTTACCGAAATCGGCGCCGGCGTCCAGATCGGTCCCAACGTCACGCGGCGTCTACAGCAACTGGGCGTGGGCAAGAGCGTCGATGCCGTCGCCGCGCGCCCCGAAGCGCTGGTGGTGCAGAGCGCCGGCAGCGGCACCGAGCTGGCCCGCCTGCCGCTGGGCGATGCCATGCACCGGCGCTATGGCGCCCCCTACCTCTGCGTACACCGGGCCGACCTGCATTCGTTGCTGCTCGAAGCCGTGCGGTCACAAGGCTCGGGCACCCTGGTGACCGATGCCCGCATTGCCCAGATCGAAATGAGCGATGACCTCGTCTGCATCTCGAGCAGCGGTGCGCGCGCCTGGGAAGGGGAGGCGCTGGTCGGCGCCGACGGCCTCTGGAGCGTGGCGCGCCGGCGGCTCGAATCGGCGTCGGCGGCCGAGCCGCCCCGCGTCACAGGCCACACGGCTTGGCGCGGACTGGTCGCGCAAGCTGAACTGCCGCAGGCGCTGCGCCGCCGCCGCATCGATGTATGGCTCGGGCCCCGCCTGCACGTGGTGGCTTACCCGGTACGCGGCGGCGATTGGCTCAACGTGGTGGTGATTGCCGAATCCGCCCCGGCCGGCGATGCACGCGACTGGGACCAGGCCAGCAGTCTTGGCGCACTGCAGCAGGCCACGGGCCGCAGCGGCCGCGCCCTGCAAGCCCTGCTCGAAGCCATGCCCGGCTGGCGTGCGTGGACGCTCTGCGACCGCGCGCCGTTGTCCGGCGCGGCGGACATGGCCCACGAGCGCATTGCGTTGGTCGGCGATGCCGCGCATCCGATGGTGCCTTACCTCGCGCAGGGCGCCGGCATGGCCATCGAAGACGCTGTGGCCCTGGCTGAAGCGCTTGGCAACGGTGGGGCGGCCGAAGTGCCGGCGGCCTTTGCGCGTTATGCCGAGGCGCGCTGGCAGCGCAATGCGATGGTGCAGGCAAGGGCGCGGCGCAACGGACAGGTCTTTCATGCCACCGGCCCCATGCGCCTGGGCCGCGACCTTGCCCTGCGCACGCTGGGCGCGCGGCTGCTGGACCAGCCCTGGCTGTACGGGGGCTGA
- a CDS encoding SMI1/KNR4 family protein — MKDVQFSLEELANLREHGVVLFADRVIFDAQPPMPAQQIAAIQALCAGPIPEPLLELWRQTAGGRLDYDLSLPMNGNIESVSWSELFWNGSDGYRDLQGWIAHEQELAEEAAEEDGRDWSGKLTHLPFGGFEYLDRVYAVVEPGPEHGHITAWKHGLPPAWTHALHEDGVSTIAPDLYSALGALHLDEDPLAPTGDYFSGQALLQYLDDRHQDHGLDLDLMDKLVSFYCRAVIDWRTPLANGTLRRLPATARAALHHAIASDDAELVAELAAAGVSFDGPQQGSALATDVAIGNGAFAAAMALVRAGAPVARDALRNIDGQISPELTHALLANGAEPNVAAIVKCAACGAPASAHLIADACTQAGIDVSPAFAAERDAMLAELEATLLEVRDGSHGHYLGPEGLAERIEHLQTFRL; from the coding sequence ATGAAAGATGTCCAGTTCTCGCTCGAAGAGCTTGCCAACCTGCGCGAACATGGCGTGGTCCTGTTCGCGGACCGCGTGATCTTCGACGCGCAGCCCCCAATGCCCGCGCAGCAGATCGCCGCCATCCAGGCGCTGTGCGCGGGCCCCATTCCCGAGCCGCTGCTCGAACTGTGGCGGCAAACGGCGGGCGGCCGGCTCGACTACGACCTGTCGCTGCCGATGAACGGCAACATCGAATCCGTCAGTTGGTCGGAGCTGTTCTGGAACGGCAGTGACGGTTATCGCGACCTGCAGGGCTGGATCGCGCATGAGCAGGAACTTGCCGAAGAAGCTGCCGAAGAAGATGGCCGCGACTGGAGCGGCAAGCTCACGCACCTGCCATTCGGGGGCTTCGAGTATCTGGACCGGGTTTATGCGGTGGTCGAGCCCGGCCCTGAGCACGGCCACATCACCGCATGGAAGCACGGATTGCCGCCGGCCTGGACGCATGCGCTGCATGAAGACGGCGTGAGCACCATCGCACCCGACCTGTACAGCGCCCTTGGGGCACTGCATCTCGACGAAGACCCGCTGGCACCCACCGGCGATTACTTTTCCGGCCAGGCCCTGCTCCAGTACCTTGACGACCGGCACCAGGACCATGGCCTGGACCTCGACCTGATGGACAAGCTGGTGAGCTTCTATTGCCGCGCCGTGATCGACTGGCGCACGCCGCTGGCCAACGGAACGCTGCGCCGGCTGCCGGCCACTGCGCGCGCGGCGCTGCACCACGCCATTGCCAGCGACGATGCAGAGCTGGTGGCCGAGCTCGCCGCCGCAGGCGTGAGCTTCGACGGACCGCAGCAGGGAAGTGCGCTGGCCACGGACGTCGCAATAGGCAACGGTGCCTTTGCCGCAGCCATGGCGCTGGTCCGTGCGGGCGCTCCGGTGGCGCGCGACGCCTTGCGCAACATCGACGGCCAGATTTCACCCGAACTCACGCATGCGCTGCTCGCGAACGGGGCCGAGCCGAACGTGGCTGCCATCGTCAAGTGCGCGGCCTGCGGCGCGCCCGCAAGCGCCCACCTGATCGCCGATGCATGCACGCAGGCCGGCATCGACGTGTCGCCCGCTTTCGCCGCCGAGCGCGATGCGATGCTGGCCGAACTCGAGGCCACGTTGCTGGAGGTGCGCGACGGTTCCCATGGCCACTACCTCGGCCCCGAGGGGCTCGCCGAACGGATCGAGCACCTGCAGACATTCAGGCTCTGA
- the kynA gene encoding tryptophan 2,3-dioxygenase, translated as MSTEKIVHEEKAQLDFSASMSYGDYLHLDQILHAQHPLSPAHDEMLFIVQHQTSELWMKLMLHELRAATSCIAQEKLADAFKMLARVSRIMEQLVSAWTVLSTMTPPEYTAMRPYLANSSGFQSAQYRCIEFALGNKNAAMLKPHAHRPDLLAQVDEAYRSPSLYDESLKLLARRGLPVPADHLERDWTQPYEASDGVEAAWLTVYRNPHDHWDLYQLGEKLTDLEDAFRLWRFRHVTTVERVIGFKRGTGGTGGVSYLRKMLDVVLFPEIWKLRTDL; from the coding sequence ATGAGCACCGAAAAAATCGTTCACGAAGAAAAGGCGCAGCTGGATTTCAGCGCGTCGATGAGCTACGGCGACTACCTGCATCTCGACCAGATCCTCCACGCGCAGCACCCGCTCTCGCCCGCGCACGACGAAATGCTCTTCATCGTGCAGCACCAGACCAGCGAGCTCTGGATGAAGCTCATGCTGCACGAGCTGCGCGCCGCCACCAGCTGCATCGCGCAAGAAAAACTGGCCGACGCTTTCAAGATGCTCGCCCGCGTGAGCCGCATCATGGAACAGCTGGTTAGCGCATGGACCGTGCTCTCGACCATGACGCCGCCCGAGTACACCGCCATGCGGCCCTACCTGGCCAACTCGAGCGGCTTCCAAAGCGCGCAGTACCGCTGCATCGAGTTCGCGCTCGGCAACAAGAACGCCGCCATGCTCAAGCCGCATGCGCACCGGCCCGATCTGCTGGCGCAGGTCGACGAAGCCTACCGGTCGCCTTCGCTTTATGACGAATCGCTGAAGCTGCTGGCGCGCCGTGGCCTGCCGGTGCCCGCCGATCATCTGGAACGCGATTGGACGCAGCCCTATGAAGCCAGCGACGGTGTCGAGGCCGCATGGCTCACGGTGTACAGAAACCCGCACGACCATTGGGACCTGTACCAGCTCGGCGAAAAACTCACCGACCTGGAAGACGCTTTTCGGCTCTGGCGCTTTCGCCATGTGACCACGGTCGAGCGCGTGATCGGCTTCAAGCGCGGCACGGGCGGCACGGGCGGCGTGAGCTACCTGCGCAAGATGCTCGACGTGGTGCTGTTCCCCGAGATCTGGAAACTGCGCACGGACCTTTGA
- the kynU gene encoding kynureninase — protein sequence MTTLEDCRALDAQDPLRSLRDQFTLPDGVIYLDGNSLGVLPKAAPARIAQVVAEEWGQGLIRSWNTASWFDLPQRLGDKVARLIGAAPGEVVCTDSTSVNLYKVLFAALSQQKDSGRKLVISERSNFPTDLYIAESLCRERGFTLKLIEANELQGPGSVLTDEVAVLMLTHVNYRTGAMHDMKATTAAAHAAGALTVWDLAHSAGAVPVALNESNADYAIGCGYKYLNGGPGAPAFVWVHTRHAGKFEQPLSGWWGHAAPFEFTPHYRPAPGVGRYLCGTQPIIALAGLECGLDTVLAAEAFDGGKGGMAALRAKSLALTDLFIALVEERCAGQGLSLVTPREHARRGSQVCLSRSEGAYAIVQALIARGVIGDYRAGDSQMPDILRFGFTPLYLGFEDVWNSVEHLVQVLEAGEWQREEFNRKNAVT from the coding sequence ATGACGACCCTTGAAGACTGCCGCGCGCTAGACGCGCAAGACCCGCTGCGCTCGCTGCGCGACCAATTCACCCTGCCCGATGGCGTGATCTACCTCGACGGCAACTCGCTCGGCGTGCTGCCCAAGGCCGCGCCGGCACGCATCGCCCAGGTCGTTGCGGAGGAGTGGGGCCAGGGCCTGATCCGTTCGTGGAACACGGCCAGCTGGTTCGACCTGCCGCAGCGCCTCGGCGACAAGGTGGCCCGGCTGATCGGCGCCGCACCCGGCGAAGTGGTGTGCACCGACAGCACCTCGGTCAATCTCTACAAGGTGCTCTTTGCGGCGCTTTCGCAGCAAAAGGACAGCGGCCGCAAGCTGGTGATCAGCGAGCGCAGCAACTTTCCGACCGACCTCTACATTGCCGAGTCCCTGTGCCGCGAGCGCGGCTTCACGCTCAAGCTCATCGAAGCGAACGAGCTGCAAGGCCCCGGCTCGGTGCTGACCGACGAAGTGGCCGTGCTGATGCTCACGCACGTGAACTACCGCACTGGCGCCATGCACGACATGAAGGCCACCACCGCCGCAGCGCACGCCGCAGGCGCCCTCACGGTGTGGGACTTGGCGCACTCCGCAGGCGCCGTACCGGTTGCGCTGAATGAAAGCAATGCCGACTACGCCATCGGCTGCGGCTACAAGTACCTGAACGGCGGCCCCGGCGCGCCGGCCTTCGTGTGGGTTCATACGCGGCATGCGGGCAAGTTCGAGCAACCGTTGTCGGGCTGGTGGGGCCATGCGGCGCCTTTCGAATTCACGCCGCACTACCGGCCAGCGCCGGGCGTGGGCCGCTACCTTTGCGGCACGCAACCGATCATCGCTCTGGCGGGGCTCGAATGCGGGTTGGACACCGTGCTTGCGGCCGAGGCATTCGACGGCGGCAAGGGCGGCATGGCCGCACTGCGTGCCAAGTCGCTCGCGCTCACCGATCTTTTCATTGCGCTCGTTGAAGAGCGCTGCGCGGGCCAGGGGCTTTCGCTCGTCACGCCGCGCGAACATGCGCGCCGCGGCTCGCAGGTATGCCTGAGCCGCAGCGAAGGTGCCTACGCGATCGTGCAGGCGCTGATTGCGCGCGGTGTGATCGGCGACTACCGCGCAGGCGATTCGCAAATGCCCGACATATTGCGATTCGGCTTCACGCCCCTGTACCTCGGCTTCGAGGATGTGTGGAACTCCGTCGAGCACCTTGTGCAGGTGCTGGAGGCGGGCGAGTGGCAGCGCGAAGAATTCAACCGCAAGAACGCAGTGACCTGA
- the kynB gene encoding arylformamidase, which translates to MRSLQAQPRIWDISPPVHEGAPVFPGDTPYQQRWAATISPDCPVNVSEIKLSPHIGAHADAPLHYDPEGQTIGQVDLAPFLGTCRVIHAIAKGPLIEWEHISHAITSQLPQRVLVRTYATMPVGHWDPQLAAYAPSTVERLAAMGVKLIGIDTASIDPADSKTLESHQRIRRLDLRVLENLVLDDVPEGDYELIALPLKLVSADASPVRAVLRELPR; encoded by the coding sequence ATGCGTTCTTTGCAAGCTCAACCCCGCATCTGGGACATTTCGCCGCCGGTGCATGAAGGCGCGCCGGTGTTTCCCGGCGACACGCCCTACCAGCAGCGATGGGCCGCAACCATTTCGCCGGATTGCCCGGTGAATGTCAGCGAGATCAAGCTCTCGCCGCACATCGGCGCGCATGCGGATGCGCCCCTGCACTACGACCCCGAAGGCCAGACCATCGGCCAAGTCGACCTTGCGCCCTTTCTGGGCACTTGCCGCGTGATTCACGCCATCGCCAAGGGCCCGCTGATCGAATGGGAGCACATCTCCCACGCCATTACCAGCCAGTTGCCGCAGCGCGTGCTGGTGCGCACCTATGCCACCATGCCCGTCGGCCATTGGGACCCGCAGCTCGCAGCGTATGCACCTTCCACCGTCGAGCGCCTGGCGGCCATGGGCGTGAAGCTCATCGGCATCGACACGGCCAGCATCGACCCGGCCGACAGCAAGACGCTGGAAAGCCATCAGCGCATCCGCCGCCTCGACCTGCGCGTGCTCGAGAACCTTGTGCTCGACGACGTGCCCGAAGGCGACTACGAACTCATCGCGCTGCCGCTCAAGCTGGTCAGCGCCGATGCCTCTCCCGTTCGCGCCGTGCTGCGCGAACTTCCACGCTGA
- a CDS encoding YkgJ family cysteine cluster protein, with product MSHCQQCGACCASYRVDFSVHELDDNGGKVPSGLAVEVNDALCRMRGTDHTPMRCAALTGKVGQSVACGIYEWRPNPCHELQAGSDACERARARHGLPALLS from the coding sequence GTGTCTCATTGCCAGCAATGCGGCGCCTGCTGCGCCAGCTACCGCGTCGACTTCAGCGTCCACGAGCTCGACGACAACGGCGGCAAGGTGCCCTCGGGCCTTGCCGTCGAAGTGAACGACGCCCTGTGCCGCATGCGCGGCACCGACCACACGCCGATGCGCTGCGCTGCGCTGACCGGCAAGGTCGGGCAGTCGGTAGCCTGCGGCATCTACGAGTGGCGGCCGAATCCGTGCCACGAGCTGCAAGCCGGCAGCGACGCCTGCGAGCGCGCACGCGCCAGGCACGGGCTGCCAGCCCTGCTCTCCTGA
- the argF gene encoding ornithine carbamoyltransferase, which produces MTTAATPNAIRHYLQFSDFTADEYAYLFDRMAIIKKKFKTYEKHQPLTDRTLAMIFEKASTRTRVSFEAGMYQLGGSVVHLTTGDSQLGRAEPIEDSAKVISRMVDLVMIRTYEQTKIDTFAAHSRVPVINGLTNEFHPCQILADIFTYIEHRGSIQGKTVAWVGDGNNMANTWLQASEILGFKVHVSTPSGYEVDQSVAGLRSADSYEVFKDPMEACRGADLVTTDVWTSMGYESENEARRKAFADWCVDEDMMRVAQPDALFMHCLPAHRGEEVQAEVIDGPQSVVWDEAENRLHAQKALMEFLLLGRL; this is translated from the coding sequence ATGACGACCGCCGCCACGCCCAACGCCATCCGCCACTACCTGCAGTTCTCGGACTTCACGGCCGACGAGTACGCCTATCTTTTCGATCGCATGGCGATCATCAAGAAGAAGTTCAAGACCTACGAAAAGCACCAGCCGCTGACCGACCGCACGCTGGCGATGATCTTCGAAAAGGCCAGCACACGCACCCGCGTGAGCTTCGAGGCGGGCATGTACCAATTGGGCGGCAGCGTGGTTCACCTGACCACCGGCGACAGCCAGCTTGGCCGCGCCGAGCCCATCGAGGACAGCGCCAAGGTGATCAGCCGCATGGTCGACCTGGTGATGATCCGCACCTACGAGCAGACCAAGATCGATACTTTCGCGGCGCATTCGCGCGTGCCGGTGATCAACGGCCTGACCAACGAGTTCCATCCCTGCCAGATCCTTGCGGACATCTTCACCTACATCGAGCACCGCGGCTCGATCCAGGGGAAGACGGTGGCCTGGGTGGGCGACGGCAACAACATGGCCAACACCTGGCTGCAGGCGAGCGAGATCCTCGGCTTCAAGGTGCATGTGAGCACGCCCAGCGGCTACGAAGTCGACCAGTCGGTGGCGGGCCTCCGTTCGGCCGACAGCTACGAGGTCTTCAAGGACCCGATGGAAGCCTGCCGCGGCGCCGACCTTGTCACCACCGACGTCTGGACCAGCATGGGCTACGAGTCCGAGAACGAGGCTCGCCGCAAGGCCTTTGCCGACTGGTGCGTCGACGAGGACATGATGCGCGTCGCCCAGCCCGACGCCCTCTTCATGCACTGCCTGCCCGCCCACCGCGGAGAAGAAGTGCAGGCCGAAGTCATCGACGGCCCGCAGTCGGTGGTGTGGGACGAGGCCGAGAACCGGCTCCATGCGCAAAAAGCGCTGATGGAATTCTTGCTGCTCGGCAGGCTCTGA
- a CDS encoding aspartate aminotransferase family protein has product MSATAQPTSPHVMNTYGRLPIALSHGQGCRVWDTSGKAYLDGLGGIAVNTLGHNHPELVPALQDQISKLIHSSNYYHVPGQEQLATKLTELSGLTNAFFCCTGLEANEAALKLARKFGHDKGIERPEIVVYEAAFHGRSIATLSATGNPKVQAGFGPLVEGFIRVPLNDIQALKKATEGNPNVVAVFFETIQGEGGINPMRWEYLKQVRALCDERDWLMMIDEVQCGMGRTGKWFAHQWAGIKPDVMPLAKGLGSGVPIGAVVAGPKAANIFGPGNHGTTFGGNPLAMRAGIETIRIMEEHKLLENAATVGEHLKSALQREIGGLPGVKEIRGQGLMLGIELDRPCGVILNRACDAGLLLSVTADKVIRLVPPLILSIAEADEIVAILAPIVKTFLSEPAAQ; this is encoded by the coding sequence ATGAGCGCTACCGCCCAGCCCACCTCGCCCCACGTCATGAACACCTACGGTCGCCTGCCGATCGCGCTGTCGCACGGCCAGGGCTGCCGAGTCTGGGACACCTCGGGCAAGGCGTACCTCGACGGCCTTGGCGGCATTGCCGTGAACACGCTGGGCCACAACCACCCCGAGCTGGTGCCGGCGCTGCAGGACCAGATCAGCAAGCTGATCCACAGCTCCAACTACTACCACGTGCCCGGCCAGGAGCAGCTTGCCACCAAGCTGACCGAGCTTTCGGGCCTGACCAACGCCTTTTTCTGCTGCACCGGCCTGGAGGCCAACGAAGCCGCGCTGAAGCTCGCGCGCAAGTTCGGCCACGACAAGGGCATCGAGCGGCCCGAAATCGTGGTTTACGAGGCCGCCTTCCATGGCCGCAGCATCGCCACCCTGTCGGCCACAGGCAACCCGAAGGTGCAGGCAGGTTTCGGTCCGCTGGTCGAGGGCTTCATCCGCGTGCCGCTGAACGACATCCAGGCACTCAAGAAGGCCACCGAAGGCAACCCCAACGTGGTGGCCGTGTTCTTCGAAACCATCCAGGGCGAAGGCGGCATCAACCCGATGCGCTGGGAGTACCTGAAGCAGGTCCGCGCCCTGTGCGACGAGCGCGACTGGCTCATGATGATCGACGAAGTGCAATGCGGCATGGGCCGCACCGGCAAGTGGTTTGCGCACCAGTGGGCCGGCATCAAGCCCGACGTGATGCCGCTGGCCAAGGGCCTGGGCTCGGGCGTGCCGATCGGCGCAGTTGTGGCCGGCCCCAAGGCCGCCAACATCTTCGGCCCGGGCAACCACGGCACCACCTTCGGCGGCAATCCGCTCGCCATGCGTGCCGGCATCGAGACCATCCGCATCATGGAAGAGCACAAGCTGCTCGAAAACGCCGCCACGGTTGGCGAGCACCTGAAGAGCGCGCTGCAGCGCGAAATCGGCGGCCTTCCCGGCGTGAAGGAAATCCGCGGCCAGGGCCTGATGCTGGGCATCGAGCTCGACCGGCCCTGCGGCGTCATCCTGAACCGCGCCTGCGATGCCGGCCTGCTGCTGAGCGTGACGGCCGACAAGGTGATCCGCCTCGTGCCGCCGCTCATCCTGAGCATTGCCGAGGCCGACGAAATCGTCGCCATCCTCGCGCCCATCGTGAAAACCTTCCTGTCGGAGCCAGCAGCGCAATGA
- a CDS encoding DUF3579 domain-containing protein has protein sequence MISPTAKEIFIQGITHDGRTFRPSDWAERLAGVMCSFRPGGAYPGSHLSYSPWCVPTTINGVKCVVVNRALRDAEPMAWDFCVNFARDNDLQVAEACLVPDAPGAPPKT, from the coding sequence ATGATTTCCCCCACTGCCAAAGAAATCTTCATCCAGGGCATCACCCATGATGGCCGGACTTTTCGCCCGAGCGACTGGGCCGAGCGGCTGGCCGGCGTCATGTGCTCTTTTCGTCCTGGGGGCGCCTATCCCGGAAGCCACCTGAGCTATTCGCCGTGGTGCGTTCCCACCACCATCAACGGCGTGAAGTGCGTGGTCGTGAACCGGGCCCTGCGCGATGCCGAGCCCATGGCCTGGGACTTCTGCGTCAATTTTGCGCGCGACAACGACCTGCAGGTGGCCGAGGCTTGCCTGGTTCCCGACGCGCCCGGCGCACCGCCCAAGACCTGA
- the rpsT gene encoding 30S ribosomal protein S20: MASAKPKKKNPRLASGRKRVRQDTKLNAANTSLRSKYRTAVKNVEKAVLAGDKTKASELFAKAQSIVDTVADKGIFHKNKAARDKSRLSAKVKALALAPEKAAA; encoded by the coding sequence ATGGCATCCGCCAAGCCCAAGAAAAAGAACCCGCGCCTCGCCTCCGGCCGTAAGCGCGTCCGCCAGGACACCAAGCTCAACGCTGCGAACACCTCGCTGCGCTCCAAATACCGCACCGCCGTGAAGAACGTCGAAAAGGCCGTTCTGGCCGGCGACAAGACCAAGGCAAGCGAACTCTTCGCGAAGGCCCAGAGCATCGTCGACACCGTCGCCGACAAGGGCATCTTCCACAAGAACAAGGCAGCTCGCGACAAGAGCCGCCTGTCGGCGAAGGTCAAGGCCCTCGCCCTCGCGCCTGAAAAGGCAGCCGCCTGA
- the murJ gene encoding murein biosynthesis integral membrane protein MurJ produces the protein MSLLKSASTVSLLTLASRITGLVRDVLFASVFGVSALTDAFNVAFRIPNLFRRVFGEGAFSQAFVPVLAGHKTEAGEEGAKALIDHVATLLTWALVLVCAAGVVGAPWLVWAMASGLEGFDAAVVMTRWMFPYIGFMSLVALAGGVLNTWRKFAVPAASPVLLNLSLILAITVGAPLFRRYGIEPIYAQCAGVLLGGVLQLALQVPALRALGLMPRIGASFGALRAAWTDPTTRKVLKLMLPALLGVSVAQISLLINTQIASHLATGSVTWVVNADRLMEFPTAMLGVALGVVLMPQLAGARAAKDDERYSALLDWGLRLVVLLSAPCAIALLLFSQPLVAVLFHNGAYGAEDVKRTTLALMGYGVGLVGIVAIKVLAPGYYARYDMRTPVIIAVSVLVLTQLLNVFLVPVLQHAALTLTIGLGAVVNAIWLLVGLIRRGSYKPEPGWGKFILQVAAATLVLAALLAWGSYYFDWIGLRAQRLHRIALLAALIAGAGLLYFAVLAAVGVRLRSFMRR, from the coding sequence GTGTCACTGCTCAAATCCGCCTCCACCGTTTCCCTTCTGACGCTCGCATCGCGGATCACGGGCCTCGTGCGCGACGTGCTTTTTGCCTCGGTGTTCGGCGTCAGCGCCCTGACCGACGCCTTCAACGTCGCCTTTCGCATTCCCAACCTGTTCCGGCGGGTTTTCGGCGAAGGCGCTTTCAGCCAGGCTTTTGTTCCGGTGCTGGCCGGGCACAAGACCGAGGCCGGTGAAGAGGGCGCCAAGGCGCTGATCGACCATGTGGCCACGCTGCTCACCTGGGCGCTGGTGCTTGTGTGCGCGGCCGGCGTGGTCGGAGCGCCCTGGCTGGTGTGGGCCATGGCCAGCGGGTTGGAGGGCTTCGACGCGGCCGTGGTCATGACGCGCTGGATGTTCCCCTACATCGGCTTCATGTCGCTCGTGGCGCTGGCGGGCGGGGTGCTGAACACGTGGCGCAAGTTCGCGGTGCCGGCCGCCTCGCCCGTGCTGCTCAATCTTTCATTGATTCTTGCCATCACAGTCGGTGCGCCGCTTTTCAGGCGCTACGGCATCGAGCCGATCTATGCGCAGTGCGCCGGGGTGCTGCTCGGCGGCGTGCTGCAGCTGGCGCTGCAGGTGCCCGCGCTGCGCGCGCTGGGCCTGATGCCGCGCATCGGCGCGAGCTTTGGCGCACTGCGCGCCGCCTGGACCGACCCGACCACGCGCAAGGTGCTGAAGCTCATGCTGCCCGCCTTGCTGGGCGTGAGCGTGGCGCAGATTTCGCTGCTCATCAATACGCAGATCGCCTCTCACCTTGCCACCGGAAGCGTCACCTGGGTGGTCAATGCCGACAGGCTGATGGAGTTTCCCACCGCGATGCTCGGCGTTGCGCTTGGCGTGGTGCTGATGCCGCAGCTGGCCGGCGCGCGCGCCGCCAAGGACGACGAGCGTTATTCTGCCCTGCTCGACTGGGGCCTGCGGCTGGTGGTGCTGCTCTCGGCGCCGTGCGCCATTGCGCTACTGCTGTTTTCGCAGCCGCTGGTCGCGGTGCTTTTCCACAACGGGGCCTACGGTGCCGAAGACGTGAAGCGCACCACGCTGGCATTGATGGGCTACGGTGTGGGGCTGGTCGGCATCGTGGCCATCAAGGTGCTTGCGCCGGGCTATTACGCCAGATACGACATGCGCACGCCGGTGATCATTGCCGTGTCGGTGCTGGTGCTGACCCAGTTGCTCAATGTCTTTCTGGTGCCGGTGCTGCAGCACGCCGCACTCACGCTGACCATCGGCCTTGGCGCGGTGGTCAACGCCATCTGGCTGCTGGTGGGCTTGATCCGGCGCGGCAGCTACAAGCCGGAGCCGGGCTGGGGCAAGTTCATCCTGCAGGTGGCGGCGGCCACGCTGGTGCTGGCCGCCTTGCTGGCCTGGGGCTCGTACTATTTCGACTGGATCGGCCTGCGTGCACAGCGCTTGCACCGCATCGCCCTGCTTGCAGCGTTGATTGCTGGCGCCGGGCTGCTGTACTTTGCGGTGCTGGCTGCGGTGGGCGTGCGGCTGCGCAGTTTCATGCGCCGCTAG